The Candidatus Methylomirabilis tolerans genome window below encodes:
- a CDS encoding CarD family transcriptional regulator → MMYRTGTKVVYPTHGVGWIEAIEKKEVAGGLQPFYVVRIIGNGMTILVPTQNAKRVGLRAVIEPSEIPKVLAILKKNDLKISSNWNRRFKDNLERIRTGSLFEVALVLRKLVLLQKERCLSFGEKTMLENVRRLIVSEISHASGIDQEGARALVEQAVGNH, encoded by the coding sequence ATAATGTATCGTACTGGGACAAAAGTAGTGTACCCCACCCATGGGGTTGGGTGGATTGAAGCCATCGAAAAGAAAGAGGTTGCAGGTGGACTGCAGCCTTTCTACGTAGTTCGCATCATTGGGAACGGTATGACCATTCTGGTTCCTACGCAGAACGCCAAACGAGTCGGCCTTCGAGCGGTTATTGAACCATCAGAGATTCCAAAGGTTCTTGCCATTTTAAAGAAGAATGACCTGAAAATCAGTTCGAATTGGAACCGCCGGTTTAAGGATAACCTGGAGCGAATCAGAACAGGATCGCTCTTTGAGGTTGCGCTGGTCCTGCGAAAGTTGGTCCTACTCCAGAAGGAACGGTGCCTGTCGTTCGGTGAGAAGACGATGCTGGAGAATGTCAGGAGGTTAATCGTCAGCGAGATCTCACATGCTTCCGGGATTGATCAGGAGGGAGCAAGGGCACTCGTTGAACAGGCGGTGGGTAATCACTGA
- the radA gene encoding DNA repair protein RadA has product MAKSLSHYLCQNCGYQTARWMGRCPDCGEWGGLLEECATSERHRGRSDGAPPAPYLATPITAVDIRALHRVSTGLAELDRVLGGGIVPGSFVLLSGDPGIGKSTLLLQASMQIAKGEGIVLYVSGEESLQQTRSRASRLGQLSDRLLLLAETSLQVILDQTDRIRPTILVIDSIQTIASEELESPPGSFSQVREAVFRLMTLAKEKEISTVVIGHITKEGAIAGPKAMEHLVDAVVFMEGEEHQIHRLLRAVKNRFGPTPEVGVFEMTATGLQELENPSEVFLAQRPSGAPGSVVIPTMEGSRPLLVELQALVAAPSAAIPRRVFNGVDSNRGVLLLAVLEKRLGLPLSACDVYVNIVGGVRVGETAADLGVAVAVLSSARNLLLDPGLCVFGEIGLAGEVRAVPMAERRLEEAARLGLSHCLMPRHNLDRTQSDFSSLRVSGLYTLEELAEKLEIRQMV; this is encoded by the coding sequence ATGGCCAAAAGTCTGAGCCATTACCTCTGTCAGAATTGTGGTTACCAGACCGCTCGCTGGATGGGTCGCTGCCCGGACTGCGGAGAGTGGGGAGGCTTGCTGGAGGAGTGTGCCACAAGCGAGCGGCATCGCGGCCGTAGCGACGGAGCACCCCCGGCTCCGTACCTCGCGACACCGATCACTGCCGTAGATATCAGGGCGCTCCACCGGGTGAGCACCGGTTTGGCAGAGTTGGATCGGGTGTTAGGCGGTGGGATCGTTCCCGGCTCGTTCGTGCTCTTGAGCGGTGATCCGGGAATCGGGAAATCGACCCTGCTGCTTCAAGCATCAATGCAGATCGCGAAGGGGGAGGGGATAGTCCTATATGTCTCCGGCGAGGAATCACTTCAACAGACCCGTTCCAGAGCAAGTAGGTTAGGTCAGCTTTCCGATCGTCTTCTGCTGCTTGCCGAGACCTCCCTCCAGGTGATTTTGGATCAGACCGACCGGATCCGACCAACCATCCTGGTCATCGATTCCATCCAGACTATTGCTTCGGAAGAGTTGGAGTCCCCTCCGGGTAGTTTCAGTCAGGTTCGTGAAGCTGTCTTTCGGCTGATGACGCTCGCCAAGGAGAAGGAAATCAGCACCGTCGTCATCGGTCATATTACGAAGGAAGGGGCCATCGCCGGTCCGAAGGCGATGGAACACCTGGTCGACGCGGTCGTGTTCATGGAAGGGGAGGAGCATCAGATCCATCGTCTGCTGCGCGCCGTCAAGAATCGCTTTGGTCCTACTCCAGAGGTTGGTGTGTTCGAGATGACGGCGACCGGACTACAAGAGCTCGAAAACCCATCTGAGGTTTTTCTTGCCCAGCGCCCTTCGGGGGCGCCGGGCTCGGTCGTCATTCCGACTATGGAGGGAAGCCGACCACTGCTCGTGGAACTGCAGGCGCTGGTGGCGGCGCCAAGCGCCGCAATTCCCAGACGGGTTTTTAATGGTGTAGATAGCAATCGAGGCGTCTTGCTGTTGGCTGTACTGGAAAAGCGGCTTGGTCTGCCTCTCAGCGCATGTGATGTCTACGTCAACATCGTGGGAGGTGTCAGGGTGGGAGAGACTGCCGCCGATCTTGGTGTGGCCGTAGCGGTCCTTTCAAGCGCCAGAAACCTTCTGCTTGACCCCGGGCTGTGCGTGTTCGGTGAGATCGGTCTGGCAGGTGAGGTGCGAGCGGTGCCGATGGCGGAACGACGGCTCGAGGAGGCCGCTCGCCTGGGATTATCCCATTGTCTGATGCCACGACATAACCTCGATCGGACTCAATCTGACTTTTCCTCTCTAAGAGTGAGCGGGCTCTACACTCTGGAGGAGTTAGCGGAGAAACTGGAGATACGGCAGATGGTATGA
- the dnaB gene encoding replicative DNA helicase — MAGERVPPQNLEAEMSVLGAILQSSEAFLKCLELLRPEQFYRDIHRKIFAAASGLFGRGEPVDLITMTNELRRRGELDEVGSAAFLASLVEAVPTAANVAYHARIVRDKALLRQLITVATDIVGLGYADQEEADQVLEQAEQQIFELSEDRVRRAFLPLKLILKDAFEQVEKLYDRQTQVTGVPTGFEDLDMKTAGFQPSELIIIAGRPSMGKTAFALNIARNAAIEERIPVGIFSLEMSKEQVVQRMLSTEAEVDSHRIRTGYLRESDWPKLTSAAGRLSEAPIFIDDSAAISAIELRAKARRLKAEQNIGMVVIDYLQLISGRSRSENRQQEVSDICRGLKAMAKELKVPVVALSQLARRTEERERPQLSDLRESGAIEQDSDVVMFLYRPGYYQAKKAGAPDPERDAKTEIIIAKQRNGPTGTVEMAFLREYVKFGPLDLIHQEPDEAEEM; from the coding sequence ATGGCCGGAGAGCGGGTTCCACCTCAAAACCTGGAGGCCGAGATGTCGGTCCTCGGGGCGATCCTGCAGAGTAGTGAGGCCTTCCTGAAGTGCCTTGAGTTGTTGCGGCCCGAACAGTTCTACCGAGATATACATCGCAAGATCTTTGCGGCGGCTTCCGGGCTTTTCGGACGAGGGGAACCGGTTGATCTCATCACTATGACCAATGAGCTTCGTCGCCGAGGCGAGCTCGATGAGGTGGGTTCCGCAGCATTCCTCGCCTCACTAGTGGAGGCTGTTCCCACTGCGGCGAATGTCGCCTACCATGCGCGGATCGTTCGGGACAAGGCGCTTCTGCGCCAGTTGATCACTGTAGCTACCGACATAGTCGGGCTCGGCTATGCCGACCAGGAGGAAGCGGATCAGGTACTCGAACAAGCCGAGCAGCAGATCTTTGAGCTATCGGAAGATCGGGTACGGCGCGCCTTCCTCCCGCTGAAGTTGATCCTGAAGGACGCCTTTGAGCAGGTGGAGAAGCTCTATGACCGCCAGACGCAGGTTACCGGAGTACCCACTGGGTTTGAAGACCTTGACATGAAAACTGCCGGGTTTCAGCCGTCAGAGCTGATCATCATCGCCGGCCGCCCCTCGATGGGCAAAACGGCCTTTGCTCTCAATATTGCCCGAAATGCCGCCATCGAGGAACGGATACCGGTCGGGATCTTTAGCCTGGAGATGTCGAAGGAACAGGTCGTCCAGCGAATGCTTTCTACCGAGGCTGAGGTTGATTCTCACAGGATCAGAACAGGATATCTGCGCGAGAGCGACTGGCCGAAGCTGACAAGCGCGGCCGGCCGCCTCTCAGAGGCGCCCATCTTTATTGATGATTCGGCCGCTATCTCTGCTATTGAGTTACGGGCGAAGGCGCGGAGGCTCAAAGCCGAACAGAACATCGGGATGGTGGTGATTGACTATCTTCAACTCATCTCGGGTCGTTCCCGATCCGAGAACCGCCAGCAGGAGGTTTCGGACATCTGCCGGGGTCTGAAGGCGATGGCCAAGGAATTGAAGGTTCCGGTGGTGGCGCTGTCGCAGCTTGCGCGGCGAACAGAGGAACGGGAGCGACCGCAACTATCGGATCTCCGGGAATCCGGAGCCATAGAGCAGGACTCGGATGTTGTCATGTTCCTGTACCGTCCAGGTTACTATCAGGCCAAAAAGGCCGGGGCCCCGGATCCTGAGCGGGATGCGAAGACCGAGATCATTATCGCCAAGCAACGGAACGGCCCGACCGGGACCGTGGAGATGGCCTTCCTCAGGGAGTATGTCAAGTTCGGTCCTCTGGACCTCATCCATCAAGAACCCGATGAAGCAGAGGAGATGTGA
- the rplI gene encoding 50S ribosomal protein L9 has translation MRVVLLEQVEKVGSAGDQVEVADGFARNFLIPSRKAVAATSASIKSLDHLLRQNREREGRLRHAAETMAGRIAALHCVIARRAGEQDRLFGAVTNQDIYAALVTQGLEVDRRKILLKEPIKALGSYTIPIRLHPEVIAELRLTVERVGD, from the coding sequence ATGAGGGTCGTTCTCTTGGAACAGGTGGAAAAGGTAGGCTCTGCTGGTGACCAGGTAGAGGTGGCGGATGGTTTCGCAAGAAATTTCCTGATCCCGTCGCGTAAGGCAGTGGCGGCAACGTCCGCCAGTATCAAGTCGTTGGATCACCTACTTCGACAGAACAGAGAGCGCGAGGGAAGGCTTCGTCATGCGGCGGAGACGATGGCGGGTCGGATCGCAGCACTGCACTGCGTGATCGCGCGCCGAGCCGGCGAGCAGGATCGGCTCTTCGGAGCCGTCACCAATCAGGACATCTATGCCGCCTTGGTGACTCAGGGACTTGAGGTGGATCGAAGAAAGATCCTCCTGAAGGAACCGATCAAGGCGCTTGGCAGCTACACCATTCCCATCCGCTTACATCCCGAGGTCATTGCCGAACTTCGGCTTACAGTAGAGCGCGTAGGGGACTAA
- a CDS encoding YybS family protein, which yields MKEGLAKTFVQGAAFCLASLTLALAGGTIPIVGMFFGLLTPLPLILLSLRQGRVIALLGVFAVGICLTGLLGIGYAGVFYIEFGLPAIVLAEAIRRQWTPEASVAVGSLAVIAGGLVGLFILAWDAGTSILDLLKYRLDIAVREAMELYGKAGISPDEVGPLLGSSEEVRRFLLTTSPGLFIVAALFSTSVNFFLARRGSAHDTAPVGWKSGSAWRVPDQLVWIFIGSAALLLSGLPIAKEIGFNGLLVMMTLYLLQGLAIATFWIRRLRLSPLMGLLGVVLLFLQPLLLLLVALVGLFDMWVVFRRHSLPGSPGA from the coding sequence ATGAAAGAGGGATTGGCCAAGACGTTTGTACAGGGCGCCGCCTTCTGCCTTGCGTCTCTCACGCTCGCGCTGGCGGGCGGGACGATCCCGATCGTCGGGATGTTTTTTGGCCTACTGACTCCCCTGCCGCTTATTCTCTTGTCGTTGAGACAAGGCCGAGTTATCGCCCTGCTTGGAGTGTTTGCCGTCGGGATCTGCCTTACCGGTCTCCTGGGGATAGGCTATGCGGGGGTCTTCTATATCGAATTCGGTCTGCCTGCAATTGTGCTGGCGGAGGCTATCCGCCGTCAGTGGACCCCTGAGGCATCGGTCGCCGTAGGGAGTTTGGCCGTCATCGCGGGCGGTCTGGTCGGTCTCTTCATCTTGGCGTGGGATGCGGGTACGTCGATACTGGATCTCCTGAAGTATCGTCTCGATATCGCTGTGCGAGAAGCGATGGAGTTATACGGCAAGGCAGGTATTTCTCCGGACGAGGTTGGGCCGCTGCTCGGGTCGAGCGAAGAGGTGCGAAGATTCTTGCTCACAACCTCGCCCGGCCTCTTTATCGTGGCGGCACTGTTCAGCACCTCAGTCAACTTCTTTCTGGCGAGGAGGGGATCGGCACATGACACTGCACCTGTTGGCTGGAAGTCGGGGAGCGCCTGGAGAGTTCCGGACCAGTTGGTGTGGATATTCATCGGTTCTGCCGCCTTGTTGCTGAGTGGGCTGCCGATTGCGAAAGAGATTGGTTTCAATGGCCTGCTTGTGATGATGACGCTGTATCTTCTGCAGGGCTTGGCGATTGCGACGTTCTGGATCCGTCGATTGAGGCTGTCGCCGTTGATGGGACTCCTGGGTGTTGTGCTGTTGTTTCTTCAACCCCTGCTGTTACTTCTCGTAGCATTGGTCGGGCTGTTCGATATGTGGGTCGTTTTTCGCCGGCATTCGCTTCCGGGATCCCCCGGCGCGTAG
- the rpsR gene encoding 30S ribosomal protein S18, which yields MLKKRRSFRRQKVCKWCVDKIEAVDFKDAKRLRNFITDRGKIIPRRISGSCASHQRQLGGAIKRARSIALLPFAADLP from the coding sequence ATGCTGAAAAAACGACGGAGCTTTCGACGGCAAAAGGTCTGCAAGTGGTGCGTTGATAAGATTGAGGCGGTCGATTTTAAGGACGCCAAGAGACTCAGGAACTTCATTACAGATCGAGGGAAGATCATTCCACGCCGGATTTCCGGTAGCTGCGCGAGCCATCAGCGCCAGCTGGGTGGAGCCATCAAGAGGGCTCGTAGCATCGCATTACTCCCCTTTGCTGCTGATCTGCCATGA
- the ssb gene encoding single-stranded DNA-binding protein encodes MVSFNKVILLGNLTRDPELRHTPSGMTVCNFDLAVNRSFTTKGGERREEVCFITVVVWDKQAQSCAEFLGKGRQALVEGRLQQRSWETPDGQKRSKYEVVAERVQFVGGRKDAAVSDEEPPRSGEEEEVPF; translated from the coding sequence ATGGTGAGCTTCAATAAAGTAATTTTGCTGGGCAACCTGACGCGGGACCCGGAACTTCGACATACGCCTTCCGGCATGACCGTATGCAACTTTGATCTTGCGGTGAATCGCTCTTTCACAACGAAAGGCGGCGAGCGGCGAGAGGAGGTCTGTTTTATCACAGTGGTCGTCTGGGATAAACAGGCGCAGTCCTGCGCCGAGTTTCTCGGTAAGGGACGCCAGGCGCTGGTCGAAGGCCGGCTTCAGCAGCGGTCATGGGAAACGCCTGATGGCCAGAAGCGGAGTAAATACGAAGTCGTTGCAGAGCGGGTACAATTTGTCGGTGGGCGAAAGGATGCAGCGGTCTCCGATGAGGAACCGCCTCGGTCCGGCGAGGAGGAGGAGGTGCCATTTTGA
- the rpsF gene encoding 30S ribosomal protein S6, whose product MSQHEVIIILDPALTEDGVEREISGVREIAAKKGGEVLEVQKWGKKRLAYEVKKRREGQYVLMKMGGMGKVVADLERHFRITETILKGMIVRAEEHRGKRFKTKSQATLAGSTMISTQEVGDGELQ is encoded by the coding sequence GTGAGCCAGCACGAGGTTATTATCATTCTGGATCCGGCCCTCACGGAGGATGGTGTCGAGAGGGAGATCAGTGGAGTTCGCGAGATCGCCGCTAAGAAGGGGGGGGAGGTGCTGGAGGTTCAGAAGTGGGGAAAAAAGCGACTGGCCTACGAGGTGAAAAAGCGGCGAGAGGGCCAGTACGTCCTGATGAAGATGGGTGGCATGGGCAAAGTCGTGGCCGATCTCGAGCGGCATTTTCGGATTACTGAGACCATCCTGAAAGGGATGATTGTAAGAGCCGAGGAGCATCGAGGAAAGCGCTTTAAAACGAAGTCGCAAGCCACGCTCGCGGGTAGCACCATGATCTCTACCCAGGAGGTGGGGGATGGTGAGCTTCAATAA
- the pth gene encoding aminoacyl-tRNA hydrolase has translation MGLGNPGPEYEASRHNVGFRVVDILAGRVGTELSRCRYRSLCLRGSLHGAEILLIKPLTFMNDSGFAVAGWQRGLHLEPGRIIVVHDDLDLPLSQLRIKIGGGHGGHRGVRSILEAVGSHGFVRVKVGIGRPRERQDAVKHVLGFFEERENDAIQVVVQRAADAIEVLLQEGLEAAMNRYNVRDAHQSRMA, from the coding sequence GTGGGTTTGGGCAATCCCGGTCCGGAGTATGAGGCGAGTCGCCATAATGTGGGATTTCGGGTGGTGGACATATTGGCCGGTCGGGTCGGTACGGAACTCAGCCGTTGCCGATATCGCTCGCTTTGTTTGAGAGGCTCTCTGCATGGAGCGGAGATTCTATTGATCAAGCCCTTGACCTTCATGAACGATAGTGGATTCGCTGTTGCCGGATGGCAACGGGGCTTACACCTCGAACCTGGTCGAATTATTGTCGTCCATGACGATCTGGACCTGCCTCTCTCTCAGCTACGGATCAAGATTGGCGGCGGTCACGGAGGTCATAGGGGTGTTCGCTCCATCCTGGAAGCGGTGGGTAGCCATGGCTTTGTGCGAGTCAAGGTGGGAATCGGACGGCCCCGAGAGAGACAGGATGCGGTCAAGCATGTGCTTGGGTTTTTCGAGGAACGGGAGAACGATGCGATACAGGTAGTGGTGCAGCGAGCCGCCGATGCGATAGAGGTGCTCCTGCAAGAAGGGCTTGAGGCGGCGATGAACCGGTACAATGTCCGAGACGCCCATCAGTCTCGCATGGCGTAA
- a CDS encoding 50S ribosomal protein L25, with translation MAEAVLKGQIRTQVGKGVAKKLRRQRLIPAVIYGGASGPMAVTINPLEMSKLLGTGAGENVLITLSLEGDGEPSRTVILKELQRDPVRGGAMHADFLEISMKRKIKVQIPIRLAGEAIGVKLKGGLLEQHLREVSVECLPGAIPSHIHVDVSHLDLGHAIHVRELTVGEDIKVLEDPAKPVVTVLIQRVATEEAAGATEEKPAEPEVVKKEAKEGKQEGGKTA, from the coding sequence ATGGCGGAAGCAGTATTGAAAGGACAGATCCGGACGCAGGTTGGCAAGGGGGTCGCGAAGAAGCTTCGGCGGCAGCGGCTGATTCCGGCCGTTATATATGGCGGTGCGTCCGGGCCGATGGCGGTGACAATCAATCCGCTTGAAATGTCGAAGCTCCTGGGGACCGGGGCGGGTGAGAACGTTCTGATTACCCTCTCCCTGGAGGGGGATGGTGAGCCATCAAGGACTGTCATTCTCAAGGAGTTACAGCGAGACCCCGTACGAGGGGGGGCGATGCATGCCGACTTTCTCGAGATCTCTATGAAGCGAAAAATCAAGGTTCAGATCCCGATCAGGTTGGCGGGAGAGGCCATTGGTGTCAAGCTGAAGGGAGGTCTCTTGGAGCAGCATCTACGCGAAGTAAGCGTCGAGTGCCTGCCAGGGGCGATTCCCAGTCACATCCATGTGGATGTGAGTCACCTTGATCTCGGCCATGCTATTCACGTCCGTGAACTTACCGTAGGGGAGGACATCAAGGTACTTGAGGATCCCGCCAAGCCCGTAGTGACGGTGCTGATTCAGCGAGTGGCGACGGAAGAGGCTGCGGGGGCAACGGAGGAGAAACCGGCTGAGCCGGAGGTGGTCAAGAAGGAGGCGAAAGAGGGTAAGCAGGAGGGCGGTAAGACCGCCTAA
- a CDS encoding ribose-phosphate pyrophosphokinase, translated as MTDRLILFSGNANPALSHEIADYLGVPLGDAEVTRFADDEILVQIFENVRGADVFVIQPTCRPVNENLMELLVIIDALKRASAWRITAVMPYYGYGRQDRKVQPRVPITAKLVADLLTAAGAHRVLTMDLHAGQIQGFFTTPVDHLYAAPVLLRFFEERRLGDAVVVSPDAGGVERARAFAKRLGSPLAFIDKRRTGPNEAKVMHIVGDVEGRDVIIVDDMIDTAGTLTQAVPALLEKGAKRIFASCTHPVLSGPAIERIDGSVLEEVVVTNTIPIPESRMPKKLTVLSVAPLLGEAISRIHKEESVSSLFV; from the coding sequence ATGACTGATCGGCTCATTCTTTTCTCCGGCAACGCCAATCCGGCCTTGTCGCACGAGATCGCGGACTACCTCGGCGTTCCGCTGGGTGATGCCGAGGTTACTCGCTTCGCCGATGATGAGATCCTGGTCCAGATTTTCGAGAATGTCAGGGGCGCTGACGTCTTCGTGATCCAGCCCACGTGCCGACCCGTCAATGAGAACCTGATGGAACTGTTGGTGATCATCGATGCTTTAAAGCGAGCGTCGGCTTGGCGGATCACAGCCGTCATGCCCTACTACGGCTATGGACGACAGGATCGAAAGGTTCAGCCTCGCGTACCCATTACCGCAAAACTGGTAGCCGACCTGCTCACGGCGGCGGGGGCGCATCGGGTCTTGACGATGGATCTTCACGCCGGACAGATTCAGGGTTTCTTCACGACCCCCGTCGATCATCTCTATGCCGCTCCGGTCCTGCTCCGGTTTTTCGAGGAACGGAGATTAGGGGATGCGGTCGTGGTCTCTCCGGATGCGGGCGGCGTAGAACGAGCCCGCGCGTTTGCCAAGCGCCTGGGGAGCCCGCTGGCATTTATCGATAAGCGTCGGACGGGTCCCAATGAGGCGAAGGTGATGCATATCGTTGGAGACGTCGAGGGTCGGGACGTGATCATCGTGGATGACATGATCGACACCGCCGGAACCCTCACGCAGGCGGTTCCGGCACTCCTTGAAAAGGGAGCGAAACGGATTTTTGCGAGTTGTACACATCCGGTTCTCTCTGGCCCGGCGATAGAACGGATCGATGGATCAGTCCTTGAGGAGGTGGTCGTCACGAATACCATCCCCATTCCCGAGAGTAGAATGCCCAAAAAACTGACTGTCCTCTCGGTGGCGCCCCTCTTGGGGGAGGCTATCAGTCGTATCCATAAAGAGGAATCCGTGAGTAGCCTTTTTGTCTGA
- the ispE gene encoding 4-(cytidine 5'-diphospho)-2-C-methyl-D-erythritol kinase, with amino-acid sequence MKQVTLTSPSKVNLFLEVLGRRDDGYHEICSIVVLTELSDTITLERRTSGITISTRDLRVPLGPDNLCYRAADLLLRHSGVHGGVSIRIEKQIPVAGGMGGGSSNAAATLWGLNLLYDLGWPREELIGLGSVLGSDVPLFFCREAAFIRGRGERVEELTALTPRWLVIANPGIEIPTASVYRRLRLPLTTDKTGVIMHGLIASGQEEAALSHCFNRLEGVVLEAYPVVANLKQRLLLLGAGPVLVSGSGPTVFGVMREAEMARQVASSLVESGIAAVACRTLDKNPLFLLAGR; translated from the coding sequence ATGAAGCAGGTCACACTGACCTCTCCTTCCAAGGTCAATCTCTTTCTAGAGGTTCTTGGGCGGCGCGACGATGGATACCATGAGATCTGCTCGATCGTAGTCCTGACCGAGCTCTCCGACACCATCACCTTGGAACGCCGCACGAGCGGGATTACAATCTCGACCAGAGATCTAAGGGTCCCGCTCGGGCCCGATAATCTGTGTTACCGAGCGGCCGATTTGCTGCTGCGACACAGTGGCGTGCACGGCGGGGTGAGTATTCGGATCGAGAAGCAAATTCCTGTTGCTGGAGGGATGGGGGGAGGATCGAGCAACGCGGCGGCGACTCTATGGGGACTGAACCTGTTGTACGACCTCGGGTGGCCTCGCGAGGAACTGATAGGCCTGGGATCTGTGCTGGGTTCCGATGTGCCTCTTTTCTTTTGTCGGGAGGCCGCCTTTATAAGGGGTCGAGGGGAACGGGTAGAAGAACTGACTGCGCTGACGCCACGATGGCTCGTGATTGCCAATCCCGGGATTGAGATCCCCACGGCCTCGGTTTACCGCCGTCTGAGATTGCCATTGACGACCGACAAAACCGGGGTTATAATGCATGGTTTGATTGCATCCGGTCAGGAGGAGGCGGCGCTTTCGCACTGTTTCAACCGGTTGGAAGGTGTGGTTCTTGAGGCCTATCCGGTGGTCGCCAACCTCAAACAGCGGTTGTTGCTGTTGGGCGCCGGACCGGTCTTGGTCAGCGGCAGCGGGCCAACCGTCTTTGGCGTTATGCGAGAGGCCGAAATGGCTAGGCAGGTCGCGTCGAGTTTGGTAGAGAGCGGAATTGCTGCCGTTGCCTGCCGCACGCTGGACAAGAACCCCCTCTTCCTGTTAGCTGGTCGCTGA